One genomic segment of Hordeum vulgare subsp. vulgare chromosome 2H, MorexV3_pseudomolecules_assembly, whole genome shotgun sequence includes these proteins:
- the LOC123429159 gene encoding uncharacterized protein LOC123429159 isoform X1 codes for MAMDLPSNFELVDNSTLTEITKFTIKHVYLHHIYSGPNPNQLQLIAGTNGFGSTFVNSWEIYDGVGPKAHVIARADGLHMHSKSWHNSFSMLFEVERFKNSTLQVLGSSVEKEGEWAIVGGTGEFAMARGVIKIKVHEKIPGGEILELDILGYCTMPSRALAVTKSEAWGSNGNFVHDINEKPLRLRSVTVRTSDLFDGIKFTYIDQTGQTRTENLWGFSQDGSEHTVTLGPSEFLKEVSGVIDNSNEPNYFVRSIKLVTNQREFGPFGGAQGGTEFKSRVPEDSMIVAFHGSSGDNWPGHYRMHSIGVYSIPRNVLTT; via the exons atggcCATGGATCTCCCCTCCAATTTCGAGTTGGTTGATAACAGTACACTCACTGAAATCACAAAGTTTACAATCAAACACGTGtacttgcatcacatctattcCGGGCCAAACCCAAATCAGTTACAATTAATAGCCGGCACTAATGGGTTTGGCTCGACTTTTGTTAACAGTTGGGAAATATATGATGGGGTCGGCCCTAAGGCACATGTGATTGCCCGTGCGGATGGTCTACATATGCATTCTAAGAGTTGGCACAATTCGTTCTCCATGTTGTTCGAGGTTGAAag GTTTAAGAACTCCACTCTTCAAGTTCTGGGGTCATCCGTTGAGAAAGAAGGTGAGTGGGCTATCGTGGGTGGGACCGGTGAATTCGCAATGGCACGTGGCGTCATCAAGATAAAAGTACATGAGAAAATACCTGGTGGAGAAATACTTGAGCTTGATATCCTTGGATATTGTACTATGCCG AGCCGTGCTCTTGCTGTTACGAAAAGTGAAGCATGGGGTTCAAACGGAAATTTCGTTCATGACATCAACGAAAAACCTTTGCGTCTACGGAGTGTGACCGTTCGCACCAGCGACCTCTTCGATGGAATTAAGTTTACTTACATtgaccaaactgggcagactcgtACCGAAAACCTATGGGGTTTTAGTCAAGATGGATCGGAGCACACA GTCACACTTGGTCCTTCAGAGTTTCTGAAGGAAGTATCCGGTGTAATTGATAACTCCAATGAGCCGAACTATTTTGTACGGTCAATAAAATTGGTCACCAATCAAAGAGAGTTTGGACCTTTTGGTGGAGCTCAAGGTGGTACTGAGTTCAAAAGCAGGGTGCCAGAGGACAGCATGATTGTGGCTTTCCATGGCAGCAGTGGCGATAATTGGCCCGGCCATTATAGGATGCACTCGATCGGTGTTTACTCGATTCCTCGGAACGTCCTCACTACCTAG
- the LOC123429159 gene encoding protein GOS9-like isoform X2, translating into MVYICILRVGTIRSPCCSRLKGLRTPLFKFWGHPLRKKSRALAVTKSEAWGSNGNFVHDINEKPLRLRSVTVRTSDLFDGIKFTYIDQTGQTRTENLWGFSQDGSEHTVTLGPSEFLKEVSGVIDNSNEPNYFVRSIKLVTNQREFGPFGGAQGGTEFKSRVPEDSMIVAFHGSSGDNWPGHYRMHSIGVYSIPRNVLTT; encoded by the exons ATGGTCTACATATGCATTCTAAGAGTTGGCACAATTCGTTCTCCATGTTGTTCGAGGTTGAAag GTTTAAGAACTCCACTCTTCAAGTTCTGGGGTCATCCGTTGAGAAAGAAG AGCCGTGCTCTTGCTGTTACGAAAAGTGAAGCATGGGGTTCAAACGGAAATTTCGTTCATGACATCAACGAAAAACCTTTGCGTCTACGGAGTGTGACCGTTCGCACCAGCGACCTCTTCGATGGAATTAAGTTTACTTACATtgaccaaactgggcagactcgtACCGAAAACCTATGGGGTTTTAGTCAAGATGGATCGGAGCACACA GTCACACTTGGTCCTTCAGAGTTTCTGAAGGAAGTATCCGGTGTAATTGATAACTCCAATGAGCCGAACTATTTTGTACGGTCAATAAAATTGGTCACCAATCAAAGAGAGTTTGGACCTTTTGGTGGAGCTCAAGGTGGTACTGAGTTCAAAAGCAGGGTGCCAGAGGACAGCATGATTGTGGCTTTCCATGGCAGCAGTGGCGATAATTGGCCCGGCCATTATAGGATGCACTCGATCGGTGTTTACTCGATTCCTCGGAACGTCCTCACTACCTAG
- the LOC123424427 gene encoding dihydrolipoyllysine-residue succinyltransferase component of 2-oxoglutarate dehydrogenase complex 1, mitochondrial-like, with translation MASRIATRLLRRSSPTLGLLRSYTHVRNYSSQLSGLIPVGPQSSKLTRRNYYFPNASPYQLWSRSFASDNGDKFEAVVPFMGESVTDGTLANFLKKPGDRVEADEAIAQIETDKVTIDVSSPEAGVIEKFIASEGDTVTPGTIVAIVSKSAAPAETHVAPSEEAPQKESPPAKAEEKSPKAEEKQTKVEPPKKQAPKPTPSKTSPTEPQLPPKERERRVPMPRLRKRIANRLKDSQNTFAMLTTFNEVDMTNLMKLRSDYKDEFVEKHGVKLGLMSCFVKAAVSGLQNQPIVNAVIDGDDIIYRDYVDVSVAVGTSKGLVVPVIRDADTMNFADIEKGINNLAKKATEGALSIDEMAGGTFTISNGGVYGSLISTPIINPPQSAILGMHSIVQRPVVVDGSILARPMMYLALTYDHRLIDGREAVYFLRRIKDVVEDPRRLLLDI, from the exons aTGGCGTCCCGCATCGCCACCCGCCTCCTCCGCCGCTCCAGCCCC ACATTAGGCCTCCTGAGGAGCTATACACATGTCAGAAACTACAGCAGTCAACTTTCAG GTCTTATTCCAGTTGGTCCCCAAAGCTCAAAGCTGACAAG AAGGAACTATTACTTCCCAAATGCCTCTCCTTACCAACTCTGGAGTAGGTCATTCGCATCAGACAATG GAGACAAGTTTGAAGCTGTTGTACCTTTCATGGGTGAATCTGTAACGGATGGAACTCTTGCTAACTTCTTAAAGA AACCTGGCGATAGAGTTGAGGCTGACGAGGCCATAGCTCAGATTGAAACTGATAAG GTCACCATAGATGTTTCTAGTCCTGAAGCTGGTGTTATTGAAAAG TTTATTGCTAGTGAAGGTGATACAGTTACTCCAGGCACCATAGTTGCTATTGTATCAAAGTCTGCAGCACCTGCTGAAACACATGTTGCCCCATCTGAGGAGGCGccccaaaaagaatcacctccAGCAAAAGCTGAAGAGAAATCACCAAAAGCAGAAGAGAAACAAACAAAAGTAGAACCTCCCAAGAAGCAAGCGCCAAAGccaactccttcaaaaacctccCCTACAGAACCACAGCTCCCTCCAAAAGAGCGAGAGCGACGG GTGCCAATGCCCAGGCTTAGGAAGCGCATTGCCAATCGTTTGAAGGATTCCCAGAACACATTTGCAATGCTGACCACATTCAATGAAGTTGACAT GACCAATTTGATGAAGCTACGGTCTGATTATAAGGATGAATTTGTCGAGAAGCATGGTGTCAAACTTGGTCTGATGTCTTGCTTTGTCAAG GCTGCTGTTTCTGGACTCCAGAACCAGCCAATCGTGAATGCTGTCATTGACGGTGATGACATCATTTACAGAGACTATGTCGACGTTAGTGTTGCTGTTGGCACTTCCAAG GGTCTTGTGGTGCCGGTTATCCGAGATGCTGATACAATGAACTTTGCTGACATCGAAAAAGGGATAAACAACCTTGCAAAGAAGGCTACTGAGGGGGCGCTGTCAATTGACGAGATGGCGGGAGGAACATTCACCATCTCCAACGGTGGTGTCTACGGAAGCCTTATTAGCACGCCCATCATCAACCCCCCACAG TCAGCGATTCTTGGGATGCACTCCATTGTGCAGCGCCCCGTGGTCGTGGACGGCAGCATCCTTGCCAGGCCCATGATGTACCTCGCGCTGACATACGACCACAGGCTGATCGACGGCAGAGAAGCCGTCTACTTCCTGCGCCGCATCAAGGACGTCGTCGAGGACCCCCGGAGGCTGCTCCTCGACATATAA
- the LOC123424429 gene encoding fatty acid amide hydrolase — translation MGGGSGGRGKGMPRAMAPVEEVDVAAVRYKPLVLQAPHFTGFSLRAFVWFLESPLFGPLLTSLLKKHNNMTQMLQHTVIPERPMFYPEYPPQEPEQGVVTLEEDRDPVERVEEALQCLAPYDPSGRFTSPDQKNPFLYWKIRDFAYAYRSGITTPSAVVEYVIAGVEEWNNKTPPMPMLIHFNADDLRKQADASTKRFEKGSPISVLDGIFFAVKDDIDCLPYPSKSATTFFDEIRPVEKDAVAVSRLRKCGVIFIGKANMHELGLGVTGNNPNYGTVRNPHSIDRYTGGSSSGPAALVSSGLCSGAIGTDGGGSVRIPSSLCGIVGLKTTYGRTDMTGVVCDAGTVEVASPLTSSVEDSMLLYSALAGSRPTDKLTLRPSPLCVPNLVSSENSNILQSVKVGKYTEWFHDVPDNEVSNTCEDALNLLCSTFGCQIEEIILPELEEMRTAHLVSIGSEAFSDMNAHYQAGRRTEMTLDTRTSLALFRSFTSADYVASQSLRRRIMYYHMEAFKKVDVIATPTTGMTAPKIPPSALKGESDYVVSAKLMQFIFAGNLLGLPAITVPVGHDKQGLPIGLQLIGRPWGEASLLRVASAVEELCLKKRNRPSTFYDILKT, via the exons ATGGGCGGCGGATCCGGCGGCAGGGGGAAGGGGATGCCGCGGGCGATGGcgccggtggaggaggtggacgTCGCCGCCGTGCGGTACAAGCCGCTGGTCCTGCAGGCGCCGCACTTCACCGGCTTCTCGCTCCGGGCCTTCGTCTGGTTCCTCGAGTCCCCCCTCTTCGGCCCCCTCCTCACCTCCCTCCTCAAGAAACACAACAACATGACGCAG ATGCTGCAGCACACGGTGATCCCGGAGCGGCCCATGTTCTACCCGGAGTACCCGCCGCAGG AGCCGGAGCAAGGGGTGGTGACCCTGGAGGAAGACAGGGACCCTGTGGAGAGAGTTGAGGAAGCACTGCAGTGCCTCGCTCCGTATGACCCGTCTGGTCGTTTCACATCACCGGACCAGAAAAATCCCTTTCTCTACTGGAAGATCCGTGACTTTGCGTATGCATACCGGTCTGGGATCACGACACCGTCAGCT GTTGTGGAGTATGTCATTGCCGGCGTGGAGGAGTGGAACAACAAGACGCCTCCGATGCCAATGCTGATCCATTTTAACGCGGACGACCTCAGGAAGCAAGCTGATGCTTCCACAAAGAGATTCGAGAAAG GAAGTCCAATTTCTGTTTTGGATGGGATCTTTTTCGCCGTTAAGGACGACATTGACTGCCTCCCATACCCATCAAAGA GTGCCACCACATTTTTTGACGAAATCCGCCCTGTGGAGAAAGACGCTGTCGCCGTTTCTCGTTTACGGAAATGTGGAGTGATCTTTATTGGGAAAGCAAATATGCACGAGCTAGGCCTTGGGGTCACTGGAAACAATCCAAACTATGG GACAGTAAGAAATCCACATTCAATCGATAGATATACTGGTGGTTCTTCATCTGGTCCAGCTGCACTTGTCTCATCAGGGTTATGTTCAGGAGCTATTGGAACAGATGGCGGAG GCTCAGTTCGAATACCATCCTCTCTATGTGGAATAGTTGGTTTGAAGACAACATACGGGCGCACAGATATGACTGG GGTCGTTTGTGATGCTGGGACTGTTGAAGTTGCTTCACCTCTTACATCATCAGTGGAGGATTCTATGCTATT GTATTCTGCACTAGCAGGCTCTAGACCCACGGACAAACTTACTCTGAGACCT TCCCCGCTGTGTGTTCCTAACTTGGTGTCCTCCGAGAACAGCAACATCCTGCAATCAGTGAAAGTGGGAAAATATACAGAG TGGTTTCATGATGTCCCTGATAATGAGGTCTCAAATACATGTGAAGATGCACTTAACCTCCTATGCAGCACCTTCGGATGTCAG ATAGAAGAGATAATCTTACCAGAGCTTGAGGAGATGCGTACAGCCCATCTTGTCTCTATTGGCTCAGAAGCATTCTCCGACATGAATGCTCATTACCAAGCAGG GAGGCGAACGGAAATGACATTAGATACTCGAACAAGTTTGGCACTTTTTAGGTCATTCACTTCAGCAGATTATGTTGCTTCTCAATCTCTGAG GAGAAGGATAATGTACTATCACATGGAAGCTTTCAAGAAGGTTGACGTCATAGCAACCCCTACAACCGG CATGACCGCGCCAAAAATACCACCAAGTGCTTTGAAAGGAGAGTCTGATTATGTTGTGTCAG CCAAGCTGATGCAATTCATTTTTGCCGGGAACCTTCTTGGCTTGCCTGCCATTACTGTTCCT GTTGGTCATGACAAGCAAGGCCTTCCTATCGGCTTGCAACTGATAGGCCGTCCGTGGGGCGAGGCTAGCTTATTGAGGGTGGCTTCGGCAGTAGAG GAGCTCTGCCTGAAGAAAAGAAATCGGCCATCCACGTTTTACGACATCCTGAAGACCTGA